From one Holophagales bacterium genomic stretch:
- a CDS encoding HD-GYP domain-containing protein, whose translation MTERGTRTTTGRRASDVERQLAVEAAARGAEEILRAYEATLEGWIRALDLRDGETQGHSRRVVDLSVRLAAELGVCGEQLVHVRRGALLHDVGKMALPDGILLKAGELDEEEQAQMRRHPEHAWEMLKRIDFLRPALDIPYCHHERWDGTGYPRGLRGEEIPLVARLFAVVDVWDALRFDRAYRAGWPSERVKTHLAEGAGTQFDPQVVPVFLRILERDGEPVFADYPNGR comes from the coding sequence GTGACCGAACGGGGAACGAGAACGACGACCGGCCGCCGGGCGTCCGACGTGGAGCGCCAGCTCGCCGTCGAGGCGGCGGCTCGCGGGGCGGAGGAGATTCTCCGGGCCTACGAGGCGACGCTCGAAGGGTGGATCAGGGCCCTCGACCTCAGGGACGGCGAAACGCAGGGCCACAGCCGCCGCGTCGTCGACCTCTCCGTCCGGCTGGCGGCGGAGCTCGGAGTCTGCGGTGAGCAGCTCGTCCACGTCCGGCGGGGCGCGCTCCTTCACGACGTCGGGAAGATGGCGCTCCCCGACGGAATCCTCCTCAAGGCCGGCGAGCTCGACGAGGAAGAGCAGGCGCAGATGCGGCGCCATCCCGAGCACGCCTGGGAGATGCTGAAAAGGATCGACTTCCTCCGACCGGCGCTCGACATTCCGTACTGCCACCACGAGCGATGGGACGGCACCGGCTACCCGCGCGGACTGAGGGGCGAGGAGATTCCGCTCGTAGCCCGGCTTTTCGCCGTCGTCGACGTCTGGGACGCCCTTCGCTTCGACCGTGCCTACCGGGCCGGCTGGCCTTCCGAGCGCGTCAAGACCCACCTCGCCGAGGGCGCGGGCACGCAGTTCGACCCGCAGGTCGTCCCCGTCTTCCTCCGCATCCTGGAGCGCGACGGAGAGCCGGTCTTCGCCGACTACCCGAACGGTCGGTAG
- a CDS encoding carboxylesterase family protein, with protein MGGWFTGACRSCALASILFFALPATGEERLVLPGVARADGAFGSRFVSTVWLHNPSDTPLEVDLELLAATGRAGTTRLVLEPRQTRRLDDPVDSLFGLSSAAGCLLARADRPFLLRGVTANIADPRGTYGLALPSLREAEALWPGETGIAPWLTHTAAAGTDFRTNVAVALLEPGSEVLVTIVDDTGLVRGERRLEAKAPLFWQQGVGELASDPEIELGRVEVRVLSGSAVAYAAVVDNVTGDGLLALARRTDMPSAPPFALLLPGAARAPGANGTLWRTGLRLVNPGPAPVEVTLEAHGGGGRVSRSVPPRGAFEEPDLLGALGVPDGSAGAVRVTSPERLAVLGATRNVDPSGRPGTFAASQEPTAEDALAGPGRVLVFTGLSADSGTSGFRTNVAFVSGAAGARGGLRLRASAGATLADAVFDSGPSSWTQRSLSDWFGGAVVPRGATLEVTVEAGTLDAYASVIDNGTGDPAILPPAFLPVTPCPPAGPTPLLTSSSSRVEAGSPVVLSLQAPGRGAGRVVPGDVPLGPGGELSVFPAVTTTYRWIPSSTCPEDRSAPVTVEVVAPAGAVLTEGGAVSGIASGGSTSYRGVPFGAPPTGPLRWRPPAPPAPWIGVRRAATFGSPCAQLDEDGNVTGSEECLTLNVWAPAVPPASPLPVLFFIHGGGNAAGASSYAYYDGTVLAEKGRAVVVTANYRLSSFGWLAQPFLSAESRRGVSGNYGTYDQLAALRWVKRNIAAFGGDPARVAIFGESAGGVNVCTLVASPLAAGLFERALIQSGGCAQRPLAEFVAFGNTLTGKAGCAQAADPAACLRARPFEDLLRAVPPVVSVTSSSGQLWGPAVDGFVLSASPEVVLGKGEHNRVPFAIGANADETGSAAPPITTEAEYRALVTAQVGALAPLVLARYPVSAYASPRKAYVAVTSDSRFICPSRRFARAAAKGGSPVFRYFFSYPASRLYGAVHGIEIPFVFGSFDAFAGYAPSAAERALSESMNAAWARFAAGGDPNGEGLPHWPAYDPVRDRTLVWDLPSGPVDGVRTDVCDFWDSLVASL; from the coding sequence ATGGGAGGTTGGTTCACCGGGGCGTGCCGGTCGTGCGCGCTGGCTTCGATCCTGTTCTTCGCCCTTCCGGCGACCGGGGAGGAGCGTCTCGTCCTCCCGGGCGTGGCGCGCGCGGACGGGGCGTTCGGGAGCCGCTTCGTCTCGACGGTCTGGCTTCACAACCCCTCGGATACGCCCCTCGAGGTCGACCTCGAGCTCCTCGCGGCGACTGGCCGGGCCGGAACGACGCGCCTCGTCCTCGAACCCCGGCAGACGCGCCGCCTGGACGACCCGGTCGATTCCCTCTTCGGCCTCTCCTCGGCGGCCGGATGTCTCCTCGCCCGGGCGGATCGGCCATTTCTTCTCCGGGGGGTCACCGCCAACATCGCGGATCCGCGAGGCACCTATGGCCTCGCCCTTCCGTCCCTCCGCGAGGCCGAGGCCCTGTGGCCGGGCGAGACAGGGATCGCGCCCTGGCTCACGCACACGGCAGCTGCCGGCACCGACTTCCGGACGAACGTGGCGGTGGCCCTCCTCGAGCCGGGGTCCGAGGTGCTCGTGACGATCGTCGACGACACGGGTCTCGTGAGAGGCGAACGGCGTCTCGAGGCGAAGGCGCCGCTCTTCTGGCAGCAGGGGGTCGGCGAGCTCGCATCCGACCCCGAGATCGAGCTCGGACGGGTCGAGGTTCGCGTCCTCAGCGGGTCGGCGGTGGCCTATGCCGCCGTCGTCGACAACGTCACGGGCGACGGACTCCTCGCCCTGGCGCGCCGGACCGACATGCCCTCGGCACCTCCGTTCGCGCTTCTCCTCCCGGGCGCCGCCCGCGCCCCCGGCGCGAACGGAACGCTCTGGCGGACGGGACTGCGCCTGGTCAACCCGGGCCCCGCACCGGTCGAGGTGACGCTCGAAGCCCACGGCGGAGGTGGACGCGTGTCGCGAAGCGTCCCGCCTCGCGGCGCCTTCGAGGAGCCCGACCTCCTCGGCGCGCTGGGAGTCCCGGACGGGAGCGCGGGAGCGGTCCGGGTGACCTCGCCGGAGCGGCTCGCGGTCCTCGGCGCGACCCGGAACGTCGATCCGTCGGGACGGCCAGGGACCTTCGCCGCCTCCCAGGAGCCCACCGCCGAAGACGCCCTCGCGGGCCCGGGTCGAGTCCTCGTCTTCACGGGCCTTTCTGCGGACTCCGGTACGTCGGGCTTCCGGACGAACGTCGCGTTCGTGAGCGGCGCCGCGGGTGCGCGGGGCGGGCTCCGACTCAGGGCCTCGGCGGGAGCGACGCTCGCCGATGCGGTGTTCGACTCCGGCCCGTCGTCGTGGACGCAGCGGTCGCTCTCCGACTGGTTCGGCGGCGCGGTCGTGCCGCGCGGCGCGACGCTCGAGGTGACGGTGGAGGCGGGCACCCTCGACGCCTACGCGAGCGTCATCGACAACGGGACCGGGGACCCCGCGATTCTCCCGCCCGCCTTCCTGCCGGTGACCCCGTGCCCGCCGGCCGGTCCGACTCCGCTTCTCACTTCCTCTTCGTCCCGGGTCGAAGCGGGAAGTCCCGTGGTTCTGAGTCTGCAGGCCCCGGGACGGGGCGCCGGGCGGGTCGTTCCGGGAGACGTTCCGCTCGGGCCCGGCGGGGAGCTTTCCGTCTTCCCGGCGGTTACGACGACGTACCGCTGGATTCCCTCGTCGACGTGTCCCGAGGACCGCTCCGCACCCGTCACGGTCGAGGTCGTCGCACCGGCCGGCGCAGTCCTGACGGAGGGGGGAGCCGTCTCCGGGATCGCCAGCGGGGGGAGCACGTCGTATCGCGGGGTTCCCTTCGGGGCGCCTCCGACGGGTCCCCTCCGCTGGCGGCCGCCCGCGCCCCCGGCCCCGTGGATCGGGGTGCGGCGCGCGGCCACGTTCGGCTCTCCCTGCGCGCAGCTGGACGAGGACGGAAACGTCACGGGCTCGGAGGAGTGCCTCACCCTGAACGTCTGGGCGCCCGCGGTGCCGCCGGCCTCGCCGCTCCCGGTCCTGTTCTTCATCCACGGGGGCGGAAACGCCGCGGGAGCGAGCTCCTACGCGTACTACGACGGGACCGTTCTCGCGGAGAAGGGGCGCGCCGTCGTCGTCACGGCGAATTACAGGCTCTCCTCGTTCGGATGGCTCGCGCAGCCCTTCCTCTCGGCTGAATCCCGCCGCGGCGTCTCGGGGAACTACGGGACGTACGACCAGCTCGCCGCGCTGCGCTGGGTGAAGCGAAACATCGCCGCATTCGGGGGAGACCCGGCGCGCGTCGCGATCTTCGGGGAGTCGGCGGGAGGCGTGAACGTCTGCACGCTCGTCGCGTCGCCGCTCGCCGCAGGCCTCTTCGAGCGCGCCCTGATCCAGAGCGGCGGCTGCGCGCAGCGGCCGCTCGCCGAGTTCGTCGCGTTCGGCAACACGCTCACCGGGAAGGCGGGCTGTGCCCAGGCGGCCGATCCCGCCGCGTGTCTGCGCGCCCGGCCGTTCGAGGATCTCCTGCGCGCCGTCCCGCCCGTCGTCTCGGTCACCTCGTCCTCGGGCCAGCTGTGGGGGCCGGCGGTCGACGGGTTCGTCCTCAGCGCATCGCCCGAGGTCGTCCTCGGGAAGGGGGAGCACAACAGGGTCCCGTTCGCCATCGGGGCCAACGCCGACGAAACGGGATCCGCGGCCCCGCCCATCACGACCGAGGCCGAATATCGGGCGCTCGTCACGGCCCAGGTCGGCGCCCTCGCCCCGCTCGTCCTCGCGCGGTACCCGGTCTCGGCCTACGCCTCGCCGCGGAAAGCCTACGTGGCCGTCACGAGCGACTCCCGCTTCATCTGCCCGTCCCGGCGTTTCGCCCGGGCTGCCGCGAAGGGCGGCTCGCCGGTGTTCCGCTACTTCTTCTCCTATCCGGCGAGCCGTCTCTACGGCGCGGTCCACGGCATCGAGATCCCGTTCGTTTTCGGGAGCTTCGACGCGTTCGCGGGGTACGCGCCCAGCGCGGCGGAGCGGGCGCTTTCGGAGTCGATGAACGCGGCCTGGGCACGGTTCGCTGCGGGGGGAGACCCGAACGGAGAGGGTCTCCCGCACTGGCCGGCCTACGACCCGGTCCGGGACCGCACGCTCGTCTGGGATCTCCCGTCCGGACCGGTCGACGGCGTCCGGACGGACGTCTGCGATTTCTGGGACAGTCTCGTCGCTTCGCTGTGA